One Rosa chinensis cultivar Old Blush chromosome 5, RchiOBHm-V2, whole genome shotgun sequence genomic region harbors:
- the LOC112164085 gene encoding glutathione S-transferase T3-like yields MAPRKDSWRHNEEVILCQAWITVGGDGAVGTDQTSDLLWNRIAEEYNAHKPTDCVTRTPSSCKARWKKINPACMKWRQALNKVETFQRRSGENMEDELMNVKSTYYDMEGKDFLFEHCWVYLKNTEKFGHMPTMENTNHSVRTPIDLDDSGTLTNEEGATSSRKARPKGQKAQKLAKKKGSQQDAGDLRKQMQQFQEQCEREYQQRQQQFEEGQLIEQRAEDARTMMVDPSIFTPRKRSYWERKQQQIIDKEAGNSSIPEQSQDPTPPEGDDTSLATYDPVHETSWM; encoded by the exons ATGGCTCCTAGAAAGGATTCTTGGAGgcacaatgaagaagttattcttTGCCAAGCTTGGATCACCGTTGGTGGTGATGGTGCTGTCGGAACCGATCAAACGTCGGATTTATTATGGAATCGTATTGCGGAGGAGTACAATGCACACAAACCGACGGATTGTGTAACTAGAACACCTTCTAGTTGTAAGGCTCGTTGGAAAAAAATCAATCCAGCATGTATGAAGTGGCGGCAAGCTCTTAACAAGGTCGAGACTTTTCAACGACGAAGCGGTGAAAATATGGAGGACGAg CTCATGAATGTTAAGTCGACATACTACGACATGGAAGGTAAAGATTTCTTGTTTGAGCATTGTTGGGTTTACttgaaaaatacagaaaaatttggtcaTATGCCAACAATGGAAAATACCAACCACAGTGTTCGTACTCCTATCGACTTGGATGACAGTGGAACACTGACAAATGAGGAGGGTGCCACTTCATCAAGGAAGGCACGTCCTAAAGGACAGAAAGCTCAGAAGCTAGCTAAGAAAAAAGGCTCCCAACAGGATGCGGGTGACCTACGAAAGCAAATGCAACAATTTCAAGAACAATGCGAGCGTGAGTACCAACAAAGGCAACAACAATTCGAGGAAGGTCAACTAATTGAGCAACGCGCTGAAGATGCCCGCACGATGATGGTGGATCCATCAATATTTACTCCAAGAAAGAGGAGTTATTGGGAGAGGAAGCAACAACAGATAATTGATAAGGAGGCAggaaactcaagcatcccagaACAATCTCAAGATCCTACACCCCCGGAAGGAGACGACACAAGCTTAGCCACTTATGATCCAGTTCATGAGACATCTTGGATGTAA